One window of the Etheostoma spectabile isolate EspeVRDwgs_2016 chromosome 16, UIUC_Espe_1.0, whole genome shotgun sequence genome contains the following:
- the phyhd1 gene encoding phytanoyl-CoA dioxygenase domain-containing protein 1 isoform X1, which yields MDFMTDRDVQKYMEDGYVVMDGLLTSQECDELRQSMAEIVDRMDVPEHCHITFSTDHDEQLKAQMQGNADYFITSGDKIRFFFEKGVFDEKGEFMVPKQRSLNKVGHALHAYEPLYKKVTHSPKIQGIAKKLGLVSPVILQSMFIFKQPGIGGEVTPHQDATFLYTEPLGRVMGLWIALEDATVNNGCLWFIPGSHNSGISRRMVRTPKGTFPLTDFTGREQTYDDKKFVAAPVKKGGVVLIHGEVVHRSAENTSEDSRQVYTFHLMESQDTRWSPDNWLQPTEELPFPSLYTK from the exons ATGGATTTTATGACAGATCGGGATGTGCAAAAG TACATGGAGGATGGATATGTGGTTATGGACGGGCTGCTGACCTCCCAGGAGTGCGATGAGCTGAGGCAAAGCATGGCAGAGATAGTGGACCGGATGGACGTCCCGGAGCACTGCCACATCACTTTCTCCACCGATCACGATGAGCAGCTCAAAGCACAG ATGCAG GGAAATGCTGACTATTTCATCACAAGTGGAGATAAGATCCGCTTTTTCTTTGAGAAAGGAGTTTTTGACGAAAAAG GGGAGTTCATGGTACCAAAACAGCGCTCACTAAATAAAGTCGGACATG CACTACATGCCTATGAGCCGCTGTACAAAAAGGTTACACATTCACCCAAAATACAG GGCATAGCAAAGAAGCTGGGTCTTGTAAGCCCTGTGATACTGCAAAGCATGTTCATTTTTAAG CAACCAGGGATTGGCGGAGAAG tgacgCCACATCAAGATGCCACATTCCTGTACACGGAGCCCCTGGGCCGAGTCATGGGGCTGTGGATCGCCCTGGAAGACGCTACTGTTAACAACGGCTGCCTGTGGTTTATCCCAGGGTCACATAACA GTGGTATTTCTCGGCGTATGGTGCGTACCCCAAAGGGCACCTTTCCCCTGACAGACTTCACAGGCCGAGAGCAGACCTACGATGACAAGAAGTTTGTCGCTGCACCTGTTAAAAAAG GTGGTGTAGTCCTGATCCACGGGGAGGTGGTGCATCGCAGTGCTGAAAACACCTCAGAGGACTCTCGCCAAGTCTACACCTTCCATCTCATGGAAAGCCAGGACACCCGCTGGAGCCCTGACAACTG GTTGCAACCCACTGAAGAGCTCCCTTTCCCGTCTCTCTACACTAAATGA
- the phyhd1 gene encoding phytanoyl-CoA dioxygenase domain-containing protein 1 isoform X2, whose product MDFMTDRDVQKYMEDGYVVMDGLLTSQECDELRQSMAEIVDRMDVPEHCHITFSTDHDEQLKAQGNADYFITSGDKIRFFFEKGVFDEKGEFMVPKQRSLNKVGHALHAYEPLYKKVTHSPKIQGIAKKLGLVSPVILQSMFIFKQPGIGGEVTPHQDATFLYTEPLGRVMGLWIALEDATVNNGCLWFIPGSHNSGISRRMVRTPKGTFPLTDFTGREQTYDDKKFVAAPVKKGGVVLIHGEVVHRSAENTSEDSRQVYTFHLMESQDTRWSPDNWLQPTEELPFPSLYTK is encoded by the exons ATGGATTTTATGACAGATCGGGATGTGCAAAAG TACATGGAGGATGGATATGTGGTTATGGACGGGCTGCTGACCTCCCAGGAGTGCGATGAGCTGAGGCAAAGCATGGCAGAGATAGTGGACCGGATGGACGTCCCGGAGCACTGCCACATCACTTTCTCCACCGATCACGATGAGCAGCTCAAAGCACAG GGAAATGCTGACTATTTCATCACAAGTGGAGATAAGATCCGCTTTTTCTTTGAGAAAGGAGTTTTTGACGAAAAAG GGGAGTTCATGGTACCAAAACAGCGCTCACTAAATAAAGTCGGACATG CACTACATGCCTATGAGCCGCTGTACAAAAAGGTTACACATTCACCCAAAATACAG GGCATAGCAAAGAAGCTGGGTCTTGTAAGCCCTGTGATACTGCAAAGCATGTTCATTTTTAAG CAACCAGGGATTGGCGGAGAAG tgacgCCACATCAAGATGCCACATTCCTGTACACGGAGCCCCTGGGCCGAGTCATGGGGCTGTGGATCGCCCTGGAAGACGCTACTGTTAACAACGGCTGCCTGTGGTTTATCCCAGGGTCACATAACA GTGGTATTTCTCGGCGTATGGTGCGTACCCCAAAGGGCACCTTTCCCCTGACAGACTTCACAGGCCGAGAGCAGACCTACGATGACAAGAAGTTTGTCGCTGCACCTGTTAAAAAAG GTGGTGTAGTCCTGATCCACGGGGAGGTGGTGCATCGCAGTGCTGAAAACACCTCAGAGGACTCTCGCCAAGTCTACACCTTCCATCTCATGGAAAGCCAGGACACCCGCTGGAGCCCTGACAACTG GTTGCAACCCACTGAAGAGCTCCCTTTCCCGTCTCTCTACACTAAATGA
- the dolk gene encoding dolichol kinase: MPYRGSDKRRPSLVQTICSHQPSSLAAGLHPAAMLTNPVFVESCVVLAVLLCVHMVVWNQHSWCTIALFIQAFYVQHKWDRLLRAGSAVFQFRPAANSGIVPGSMVMPLLGLVLKEKCSASGNVYFERFFMVVTITGMMLALFLSLIALGITRPVPTNTCVIAGLASSAILYTTKQTLTVSEVIEVLEVLLIFVYLSLIVLYLLPRCFTPGEALLVVGGISFIVNQLIKRSLNLTDVKGDPVNYFLPVIVVGSLLLGVFFALLFCFMESETWVSSLFFHMMTAVLGLGILMPWLSLFIGRHPIMWLLDFITLNDRRLCLLGYWVFLAVVATCVVLHQNYQRQSGSKKHQASTVVRKYFHLIVVATYVPGLIYDRQLLHVASVGCLAIFLFLEYVRYFRIRPLGQLLRQLLTLFLDERDSGPLILTHVYLLIGMSLPIWLFPGPCAPKGVLPGAGGLVPYAGVLAVGVGDTVASVFGSTMGEIRWPGTKKTMEGTATSVFAQIIAVAMFLIFDGSINLNSTYSWIVGSITLVAMLEAYTSQIDNLLLPLYLFILLLL; encoded by the coding sequence ATGCCTTACAGAGGAAGTGACAAGAGAAGGCCTTCATTGGTGCAGACCATCTGTTCACATCAACCCTCCTCCCTCGCTGCGGGCCTCCACCCTGCAGCCATGCTGACCAACCCGGTGTTCGTGGAGTCCTGTGTAGTTCTAGCTGTGTTGCTGTGCGTCCACATGGTGGTCTGGAACCAGCACTCCTGGTGCACCATAGCCCTCTTCATCCAGGCTTTTTACGTACAACACAAATGGGACCGTCTGCTCCGGGCGGGAAGTGCCGTTTTCCAGTTCCGTCCTGCAGCGAACAGCGGCATCGTCCCGGGCTCCATGGTGATGCCTTTACTGGGCCTGGTGCTGAAAGAAAAGTGCTCTGCCTCAGGGAATGTCTACTTTGAGCGCTTCTTCATGGTGGTCACCATCACAGGCATGATGCTGGCTCTGTTTCTCTCGTTGATCGCGCTGGGCATCACGAGACCCGTACCCACCAACACTTGTGTGATCGCAGGCCTGGCCAGCAGTGCTATTCTCTACACGACAAAACAGACGCTGACGGTGTCTGAGGTCATCGAGGTCTTAGAGGTGCTGTTGATCTTCGTTTATCTCAGCCTGATTGTGCTTTACCTGCTGCCACGCTGCTTCACACCTGGAGAGGCGCTTCTCGTTGTTGGTGGAATCAGTTTCATCGTCAACCAGCTCATCAAGCGCTCCCTGAACCTGACAGATGTGAAAGGTGATCCAGTGAACTATTTCCTGCCGGTCATAGTGGTGGGCTCGCTGTTGCTGGGTGTTTTCTTTGCCCTGCTCTTCTGCTTCATGGAGTCTGAGACCTGGGTGTCATCACTTTTCTTTCACATGATGACAGCCGTTCTGGGTCTGGGAATCCTCATGCCGTGGCTCTCCCTGTTCATCGGCCGGCACCCCATCATGTGGCTGTTGGACTTTATAACGTTAAATGATAGAAGACTTTGTCTGCTGGGGTACTGGGTGTTTCTGGCTGTTGTGGCCACTTGTGTTGTGTTACACCAGAACTATCAGCGCCAGTCAGGGTCCAAAAAGCACCAGGCCTCAACTGTTGTCAGGAAGTACTTCCATCTGATTGTAGTGGCCACATATGTTCCGGGACTGATATATGACAGGCAGCTGCTTCACGTGGCATCTGTGGGTTGCTTGGCAATTTTCTTGTTCCTGGAGTATGTGCGTTATTTTCGGATTAGGCCTCTGGGTCAGCTGCTCAGGCAGCTGCTTACCTTGTTTCTGGATGAGCGGGACTCTGGGCCTCTTATCCTGACCCACGTTTACCTGCTGATAGGCATGTCCCTGCCCATATGGCTGTTCCCCGGGCCATGCGCCCCCAAGGGGGTACTTCCTGGGGCAGGCGGGCTGGTGCCTTATGCAGGTGTGCTGGCCGTGGGGGTTGGAGACACCGTGGCGTCTGTGTTCGGTAGCACCATGGGGGAGATCCGTTGGCCCGGCACTAAGAAAACCATGGAGGGTACCGCAACATCTGTGTTCGCCCAGATCATCGCCGTGGCGATGTTTCTCATCTTTGATGGGAGCATTAATCTAAACTCCACCTACTCATGGATTGTTGGCTCCATCACTCTGGTGGCCATGCTGGAAGCCTACACCTCCCAAATAGACAACCTCCTACTCCCACTCTATCTCTTCATCCTGCTATTGCTCTGA